One Clupea harengus chromosome 12, Ch_v2.0.2, whole genome shotgun sequence DNA segment encodes these proteins:
- the mapk10 gene encoding mitogen-activated protein kinase 10 isoform X5, giving the protein MSKSKVDNQFYSVEVGDSTFSVLKRYQNLKPIGSGAQGIVCAGYDAVLDRNVAIKKLSRPFQNQTHAKRAYRELVLMKCVNHKNIISLLNVFTPQKSLEDFQDVYLCMELMDANLCQVIQMELDHERMSYLLYQMLCGIKHLHSAGIIHRDLKPSNIVVKSDCTLKILDFGLARTAGTSFMMTPYVVTRYYRAPEVILGMGYKENVDIWSVGCIMGEMVRHKILFPGRDYIDQWNKVIEQLGTPLPEFMKKLQPTVRNYVENRPKYAGLTFPKLFPDCLFPADSEHNKLKASQARDLLSKMLIIDPSKRISVDEALQHPYINVWYDPSEVEAGRDLFQISVPPPAIYDKQLDEREHSIDEWKELIYKEVMNYEERLKNGVVKGQPSPSGAAVNGSESLPPSSSVNDISSMSTDQTLASDTDSSLETSAGPLGCCR; this is encoded by the exons tGCTGGTTATGACGCCGTCCTGGACAGAAATGTGGCTATCAAGAAGCTCAGCAGACCCTTCCAGAACCAGACACACGCCAAACGGGCTTACCGGGAACTGGTGCTTATGAAATGTGTCAATCACAAAAAC ATAATCAGCTTATTAAATGTCTTCACACCACAGAAATCTTTAGAGGATTTTCAGGATGT GTACCTCTGTATGGAGTTGATGGATGCCAACCTGTGCCAGGTGATTCAGATGGAACTCGACCATGAGAGAATGTCATACCTGCTCTACCAGATGTTATGTGGCATCAAGCACCTTCACTCAGCTGGCATCATACACAGG GACCTGAAACCTAGCAATATAGTAGTGAAGTCTGACTGCACACTGAAGATTCTGGACTTTGGGCTGGCAAGGACCGCGGGCACGAGCTTTATGATGACGCCCTATGTGGTGACGCGTTACTACAGAGCACCAGAGGTCATCCTGGGTATGGGCTACAAAGAGAACG TGGATATTTGGTCAGTAGGGTGCATTATGGGAGAAATGGTGCGCCACAAAATCCTCTTCCCTGGTCGGGACT ACATCGACCAATGGAACAAGGTGATTGAGCAGCTGGGCACGCCATTACCCGAGTTCATGAAGAAGCTGCAGCCCACAGTGCGTAACTATGTGGAGAACCGGCCCAAATACGCTGGCCTCACCTTCCCCAAGCTCTTCCCTGACTGCCTGTTCCCCGCCGACTCTGAGCACAACAAACTcaaag CTAGCCAGGCTCGAGACCTGCTGTCTAAGATGCTGATTATTGATCCTTCCAAGCGGATATCAGTGGATGAAGCCTTACAGCACCCCTACATCAATGTGTGGTACGACCCATCTGAGGTGGAGGCA GGGCGAGATCTCTTCCAAATATCAGTG CCCCCACCAGCTATCTATGACAAGCAGCTGGATGAACGAGAACACTCCATTGATGAATGGAAAG AGCTCATCTACAAGGAGGTGATGAACTATGAGGAGAGATTGAAGAATGGCGTGGTGAAGGGACAGCCCTCTCCTTCAG GTGCAGCCGTGAACGGCAGCGAGAGCCTCCCACCCTCATCCTCCGTCAACGACATCTCCTCCATGTCCACCGACCAGACCCTCGCCTCCGACACCGACAGCAGCCTGGAGACCTCCGCAGGACCCCTCGGGTGTTGCAGGTGA